In Candidatus Hamiltonella defensa 5AT (Acyrthosiphon pisum), one genomic interval encodes:
- a CDS encoding type III secretion system apparatus protein, which translates to MDINLVVTRNLQLFVRLAQLPCESIESCMEWRIGQRVVFLEVRQQRVLLTTGRLQEYANNTQLFDLQKRWRLERFQGIPQRIYLLNAGVMVSCCFDFSSRAELWYQIYLQQYVLLRSLPGTWS; encoded by the coding sequence GTGGATATCAATCTCGTCGTCACTCGTAACTTGCAACTGTTTGTTCGACTAGCTCAACTGCCTTGTGAATCGATTGAATCCTGTATGGAATGGAGAATCGGGCAACGGGTCGTTTTTTTAGAGGTCCGCCAGCAAAGAGTATTATTAACAACAGGACGTTTACAGGAATATGCAAACAATACTCAATTATTTGATTTACAAAAGCGTTGGCGTCTCGAACGTTTCCAAGGTATACCGCAACGTATCTATTTATTAAATGCAGGTGTTATGGTCAGCTGTTGTTTTGATTTTTCATCCAGGGCTGAGCTCTGGTATCAAATTTATTTACAGCAATATGTATTATTGCGATCTCTGCCAGGCACATGGTCATGA
- a CDS encoding SepL/TyeA/HrpJ family type III secretion system protein, translated as MSTINSHHSLLINDIDHRQSAESEKKTTIAHQISPGSSVMEAIFEQQVQLSSQTETIEMMGLKIGEYYKQLKNTRSERSKNLLLQFIESQGKDGFNDLLKKNLSHHANSDLLLAQQILQTGFLLTQQGHNPLRRRQLSKQLADLMEQEGWEISLFGLLEFNDMPTENFSRLRRLFQQVIDDEEYSVINFFEKIKEWADRKRRIRVLLRAMAFELNSQPAPEKGRRLKIMIDRLKRLLLFLSLDERCEVMASCYGLEGDVLLSQILEITAQSWVFKDWLEERLDDAFNLENLQKRELIFDLTRLFKIMPDGCFTDDDHREQILEAFSSFEC; from the coding sequence ATGAGTACAATCAACAGCCATCATTCACTCTTGATCAATGATATTGATCATCGTCAGTCAGCTGAAAGTGAAAAAAAAACCACAATTGCTCACCAAATATCTCCTGGCAGCTCTGTCATGGAAGCCATCTTCGAACAACAGGTACAATTAAGCAGTCAAACTGAAACGATAGAAATGATGGGGCTTAAGATAGGAGAATATTACAAACAGCTGAAAAATACGCGCTCTGAAAGAAGTAAAAACCTGCTACTTCAATTCATTGAGAGCCAAGGCAAAGATGGTTTCAATGATTTACTAAAAAAAAATTTATCCCATCATGCCAATTCGGATTTACTGTTGGCTCAACAAATATTACAAACTGGTTTTTTATTAACACAGCAGGGGCATAACCCTTTGCGGCGGCGCCAATTATCAAAGCAACTCGCAGATTTAATGGAGCAAGAAGGTTGGGAAATTTCCTTATTTGGTCTATTAGAATTTAATGACATGCCCACTGAAAATTTTTCGCGCCTAAGACGCCTTTTTCAACAGGTGATAGATGATGAAGAATATTCCGTGATAAATTTTTTTGAAAAAATAAAAGAATGGGCAGATCGTAAGCGTAGGATCAGAGTCCTTTTACGTGCCATGGCATTTGAATTAAATTCACAGCCCGCTCCAGAGAAAGGGCGGAGGCTAAAAATAATGATCGATCGATTAAAACGCCTTCTTCTTTTTCTCAGTCTAGATGAGCGTTGTGAAGTGATGGCATCTTGTTATGGGTTAGAAGGTGATGTCTTACTATCCCAAATATTAGAGATAACCGCTCAATCCTGGGTCTTCAAAGATTGGCTAGAAGAGCGTTTAGATGATGCTTTCAATTTAGAGAATCTACAAAAGCGCGAATTGATTTTTGATTTAACCAGGCTTTTTAAAATCATGCCTGATGGCTGTTTTACTGATGATGATCATCGTGAACAAATTTTAGAAGCGTTTTCTTCTTTTGAATGTTGA
- a CDS encoding type III secretion protein → MSNPFHISIKEYNSSLPIGPYIPSEFLKKIDWKETIEEQAHKKARAILQHAEEEKTAILREAQLEAEKIKQKQQDKLEASLLERHVKWLLENKKIEDILVESVRQNIIQAITTVIRSWAGQQSIDEILVARLADKVEKLAKQGSLTLRVHPKRLSPVLHETFAHRLLLSEDETLDVNQAILASPLLSVDICLDRHLSELIIWIEAASEGIAS, encoded by the coding sequence ATGAGTAATCCTTTTCATATCAGCATCAAGGAATACAACAGTTCACTGCCAATCGGGCCTTACATCCCCTCAGAATTTTTAAAAAAAATTGACTGGAAAGAAACAATAGAAGAACAAGCTCACAAAAAAGCCAGAGCGATCTTACAGCATGCAGAGGAAGAAAAAACAGCCATATTGAGGGAAGCTCAACTAGAAGCAGAAAAAATAAAACAAAAGCAACAGGATAAATTAGAAGCCTCGCTCCTTGAACGACATGTGAAATGGTTATTAGAGAATAAAAAAATCGAGGACATTTTAGTAGAAAGTGTTCGCCAAAATATTATACAAGCTATCACCACAGTCATCAGAAGTTGGGCTGGCCAGCAATCTATTGATGAAATCCTGGTGGCCCGTTTGGCCGATAAAGTGGAGAAGTTAGCAAAACAAGGCAGCTTAACTTTAAGGGTACATCCAAAGCGCTTATCCCCTGTATTACATGAAACCTTCGCTCATCGTTTACTTTTATCCGAAGACGAGACTTTGGATGTCAATCAGGCCATTTTGGCTTCTCCATTACTTTCAGTAGATATTTGCCTGGATCGTCATTTATCAGAATTAATCATCTGGATAGAAGCCGCATCAGAGGGGATAGCGTCATGA
- a CDS encoding type III secretion system domain-containing protein, producing the protein MKDQNEPVYPNFDQKCGGIKTISSQLLHLHQLAWQPARFAHPLWLTKAGLKAQSYCYGNSPALDAALNRYLIHVRNFPLEPLPAVLTDQQKSDLLLESRLKKLCMALGLISLKCVEYLRIAHYRQAFHPTLNETDMRQLLGIGCPSQSAISLTPDLLPKIARQLGYGIFHSIESGNLIWRAFSILLPPLPRAIHFPQARLWLGRLERLL; encoded by the coding sequence ATGAAAGACCAAAATGAACCTGTTTATCCCAATTTCGATCAAAAGTGTGGGGGTATTAAGACCATTTCGAGTCAGCTTTTACATTTACATCAACTGGCCTGGCAACCCGCTCGTTTTGCTCATCCTTTATGGTTAACCAAAGCAGGTTTAAAAGCGCAAAGCTACTGTTACGGGAATTCTCCTGCTCTTGATGCAGCTTTGAACCGTTATCTCATTCATGTGCGGAACTTTCCTCTCGAACCTCTCCCCGCTGTTTTAACAGATCAACAAAAGTCAGATTTATTGCTGGAATCTCGTTTAAAGAAACTCTGTATGGCGTTAGGCCTTATCAGCTTAAAATGCGTAGAATATCTAAGGATAGCGCATTATCGTCAGGCGTTTCATCCCACTCTTAATGAAACAGATATGCGTCAACTTTTAGGGATTGGCTGTCCATCTCAAAGTGCTATCAGCTTGACTCCCGATTTATTACCAAAGATAGCCAGACAGTTGGGTTATGGCATTTTTCATTCGATAGAATCAGGTAATTTAATTTGGCGTGCATTCTCTATTCTTTTGCCACCTTTACCTAGAGCCATTCATTTTCCTCAAGCACGTCTTTGGCTCGGACGTTTGGAGCGCCTTTTATGA
- the ssaJ gene encoding EscJ/YscJ/HrcJ family type III secretion inner membrane ring protein SsaJ has product MRSVRRIFYIFLIILSLSACNVQLYSGLAQSEANQMLALLMLHHINAEKQQNKDGTVTVNVDRKHFIDAVELLRQNGFPRRNYVTVDKIFPSNQLVTSPGQEQAKMVYIKEQQLESMLSHMEGVIRVDVSIAVAAPSNDKNMNPSSASVFMKYSPEINLEIYQSQIKNLIHDAIPGIDYSKISILMQPANFRFTPKKITEADNLQKQEQSHSALEWLLEHIKVIQMILAGLAGVVAVLSVVGWIRYLRK; this is encoded by the coding sequence ATGAGGTCTGTAAGACGTATTTTTTATATATTTTTAATAATACTGTCTTTAAGCGCTTGTAATGTTCAACTTTATTCCGGATTAGCGCAGTCTGAAGCCAATCAAATGTTGGCGTTGCTGATGCTTCACCATATCAATGCTGAAAAACAGCAAAACAAAGATGGCACCGTGACTGTGAATGTTGACCGTAAGCATTTTATCGATGCAGTCGAGCTATTACGCCAAAATGGCTTCCCTCGGAGAAACTATGTCACTGTGGATAAAATATTTCCTTCAAATCAACTGGTGACTTCTCCTGGGCAAGAACAGGCCAAGATGGTTTACATTAAAGAGCAGCAGTTAGAAAGCATGCTAAGCCATATGGAAGGGGTGATTCGTGTTGATGTCAGCATCGCTGTTGCCGCACCTTCAAACGATAAAAACATGAATCCCAGTTCTGCCTCGGTATTTATGAAATATTCTCCTGAAATCAATTTAGAAATTTATCAATCTCAAATTAAAAATTTAATTCACGATGCCATACCCGGCATTGATTACTCAAAAATCAGTATATTAATGCAGCCTGCCAATTTTCGATTTACTCCTAAAAAAATAACAGAGGCAGACAACTTACAAAAACAGGAACAATCACATTCTGCGCTGGAATGGCTATTAGAGCACATTAAAGTCATACAGATGATTTTGGCTGGTTTGGCAGGAGTGGTAGCCGTATTGTCAGTAGTGGGCTGGATAAGGTATTTACGAAAATGA
- the sctI gene encoding type III secretion system inner rod subunit SctI, with product MTTEPIIALTEHLQNVQKDKKAQGTPEQINRFFDLLYNKKPVTDTPQDALGIQYGVARATVKIDLDAKIAGVLGQGINKLVSMQ from the coding sequence ATGACCACTGAACCTATTATTGCGTTAACTGAGCATCTACAGAACGTCCAAAAAGATAAAAAAGCGCAAGGAACTCCTGAACAAATTAATCGTTTTTTTGATCTCCTTTATAATAAAAAGCCTGTAACAGATACCCCTCAAGATGCACTGGGTATTCAATATGGTGTGGCCCGCGCAACAGTAAAAATTGATTTAGATGCTAAAATTGCGGGCGTTTTGGGGCAAGGAATTAATAAATTAGTGAGTATGCAATGA
- a CDS encoding EscG/YscG/SsaH family type III secretion system needle protein co-chaperone, translating to MTILSKSCRQLIVEAAIAGLNHNFCKESRAIMESLPFLVPDINVRLTCHALLLHGLGETQKAINLLKDSSLEEAIVLREIFLNVET from the coding sequence ATGACGATACTTTCAAAATCCTGTCGCCAACTGATCGTTGAAGCCGCTATTGCTGGCCTCAACCACAATTTTTGTAAAGAAAGTCGTGCAATCATGGAATCTCTGCCTTTTTTAGTGCCTGATATTAACGTCCGTTTAACTTGTCATGCCTTATTACTGCATGGTCTTGGCGAAACTCAAAAGGCAATCAATTTACTTAAAGACAGTTCATTAGAAGAAGCCATAGTGCTTAGAGAAATATTTTTAAATGTTGAAACATAA
- the sctF gene encoding type III secretion system needle filament subunit SctF, with amino-acid sequence MNIESLINALSDKMSKVSQDLKAKVSSTDLNNPGHMVKMQYSIQQYSNLVSIQSSLVRVFKDLFSSIISKI; translated from the coding sequence ATGAATATTGAATCCTTGATAAATGCTCTGTCAGATAAAATGTCAAAAGTTTCTCAAGATTTAAAAGCCAAAGTATCATCTACTGACCTCAATAATCCTGGCCACATGGTAAAAATGCAATACAGCATACAGCAGTATAGTAATTTAGTGAGCATTCAGAGTTCATTAGTTAGAGTATTTAAAGATCTTTTTAGTTCGATTATTTCAAAAATATGA
- a CDS encoding helix-turn-helix domain-containing protein has product MQSIQFILFLKAGSLKCSGEYYDVPSGSLVVSDESAVASTVDGYHLKNIICYSADLLPIYKTLTQHSSQSNSFQRFAFDRCKILSLQKNIIQVTERLMSIQPGMSLRFIYLYCLGLDSEYFYNLLNLMVGNSNELLEFFEQNSLNAWSVSRYAEELGVSSRKLNFLFYQKFGTSVKQWLLDKRLKKGLELLKSTRLRVSDIAMECGFSNHAHFSDSFRRRYQHSPSQLRTLI; this is encoded by the coding sequence ATGCAATCAATACAATTTATTTTATTTCTTAAAGCCGGCTCATTGAAATGCTCTGGTGAATATTATGATGTTCCTTCTGGAAGTTTGGTTGTTTCAGATGAAAGTGCTGTCGCTTCTACTGTTGATGGTTATCATTTAAAAAATATTATATGCTATTCGGCTGATTTATTACCGATTTACAAAACACTGACACAGCATTCATCACAATCAAATTCATTTCAACGTTTTGCATTTGATCGCTGTAAAATATTGTCTCTTCAAAAAAATATTATTCAAGTCACTGAACGACTTATGAGCATTCAACCTGGAATGTCGCTTCGATTTATTTATCTTTATTGCCTGGGTTTGGATAGTGAATATTTTTATAATTTGCTGAATTTGATGGTCGGCAATAGCAATGAGTTGCTAGAATTTTTTGAACAAAATAGTCTTAATGCGTGGAGTGTTTCACGCTATGCCGAAGAACTAGGTGTATCATCACGAAAATTGAATTTCTTGTTTTATCAAAAGTTTGGAACGTCCGTAAAACAGTGGCTATTAGACAAGCGTTTAAAAAAAGGATTAGAATTGCTCAAGTCGACTCGGCTACGTGTCTCTGATATAGCGATGGAGTGTGGTTTTAGTAATCATGCTCATTTTTCAGACAGTTTTCGTCGTCGCTATCAGCATTCGCCTTCGCAATTGCGTACTTTAATCTAA